One window from the genome of Populus alba chromosome 15, ASM523922v2, whole genome shotgun sequence encodes:
- the LOC118028301 gene encoding AT-hook motif nuclear-localized protein 23 translates to MAGLDLGTTSRYVHQLHHRPDLQLQHQPDPEDEDPNRAGDGLGSVGRFSTDHNLDDGLHQGLDLVATAANSGPGDIMARRPRGRPPGSKNKEKPPIIITRESANTLRAHILEVGNGCDVFECVGNYARRRQRGICILSGAGTVTNVSIRQPAAAGSIVTLHGRFEILSLSGSFLPPPAPPGATSLTIFLAGGQGQVVGGSVVGELTAAGPVIVIAASFTNVAYERLPLDEDDQLLMQSGGGGAGGGIGVGNNGPFNEAGAASGGLPFFNLPLNMPSNVQLPVNGWAGNSGGRAPF, encoded by the coding sequence ATGGCTGGTTTAGATTTAGGCACTACTTCTCGCTACGTTCACCAGCTTCACCACAGACCTGACCTTCAGCTCCAGCACCAGCCTGATCCTGAAGACGAGGATCCCAATAGGGCTGGAGACGGTCTTGGAAGTGTTGGTCGCTTTTCTACTGACCACAACCTCGACGATGGCCTGCATCAAGGCCTTGACCTGGTTGCTACAGCGGCCAACTCCGGGCCAGGAGACATAATGGCCCGTAGGCCTCGAGGCCGTCCACCTGGTtccaaaaataaagagaagCCTCCGATTATCATCACTCGCGAGAGTGCAAACACACTGCGTGCCCACATTCTTGAGGTAGGAAATGGATGCGATGTATTCGAGTGCGTGGGTAACTACGCGCGTAGACGGCAGCGTGGGATTTGCATACTGAGCGGAGCAGGAACAGTAACAAATGTTAGCATCAGGCAACCAGCTGCAGCAGGATCTATAGTGACTCTCCATGGCAGATTTGAGATCTTATCTCTGTCTGGATCTTTCTTGCCGCCTCCAGCCCCTCCAGGCGCGACGAGCCTCACAATATTCCTTGCTGGGGGACAAGGCCAGGTGGTGGGAGGAAGCGTGGTGGGAGAGCTTACCGCAGCAGGTCCAGTTATAGTGATTGCAGCATCGTTCACAAACGTGGCATATGAGAGGCTGCCTTTGGATGAGGATGACCAATTGCTGATGCAGAGTGGTGGAGGGGGTGCTGGTGGTGGGATTGGGGTTGGGAATAATGGTCCTTTTAATGAAGCGGGAGCGGCTTCCGGAGGGCTTCCGTTCTTTAATTTGCCGCTTAATATGCCATCTAACGTGCAGTTGCCGGTGAATGGATGGGCAGGTAACTCAGGAGGTAGGGCTCcgttttga
- the LOC118028300 gene encoding uncharacterized protein has translation MDCLVLPVTMLRKCYSKSRLGYRPLTEDGFGDLDSPVTVVVGKERKEFLVDPFVLEESPFRVLIETVRKDRVFDDTSRSREEKRVIFVDVDAILFEHMLWLMYNDCSSLFQLNLKEIIDFYAQDC, from the coding sequence ATGGATTGCTTGGTCTTGCCTGTAACAATGTTGAGAAAGTGCTACTCGAAGTCACGACTAGGCTATCGGCCATTAACTGAAGATGGGTTCGGCGATTTGGACAGTCCGGTGACCGTGGTGGTGggaaaagagaggaaagagTTCTTGGTTGATCCGTTTGTATTAGAAGAGAGCCCCTTTCGGGTTTTGATTGAAACAGTAAGAAAGGACAGAGTTTTTGATGATACGAGTAGATCAAGGGAGGAGAAGAGAGTGATTTTTGTGGATGTGGATGCCATTTTGTTCGAGCACATGTTGTGGTTGATGTACAATGATTGTTCTTCTTTATTTCAGCTTAATCTCAAGGAGATTATTGACTTCTATGCTCAAGATTGTTAG